In Thermotoga sp. Ku-13t, one genomic interval encodes:
- a CDS encoding ABC transporter permease, giving the protein MNQRLWAFLVPVLSVLVALIIASFVILMIGKNPITAYAALFRGAFGSRLAVASTIVKTTPLILTGLAVGFGFRAGLFNIGAEGQMIVGAMAATAFAINAGSIPAVLAIPLTMLVGMLAGAGYASIAGFLKAKTGAHEVVTTIMLNWIADYLSSYVVTVPMGVGFGTPKSPEIASSAKLPPLMVVQATELTSGIIIAVIAAILVKILLDKTSKGYELKAAGFNPYAAEYGGIKLAQNIVLAMAISGALAGLAGTLEVMGVHHRFLGTLSGGKGFDGISIALIGQNNPIGIIFAALLMGALRNGSNEMQFIGVPKHIIMIVQAIIIFLVAADRIVRTIFLRKKVAR; this is encoded by the coding sequence TTGAACCAGAGGCTCTGGGCGTTCCTCGTACCGGTACTTTCGGTGCTCGTTGCGCTGATCATCGCGTCTTTCGTGATATTGATGATAGGTAAAAATCCCATAACGGCCTATGCGGCGCTCTTCAGGGGTGCCTTTGGTTCCAGACTGGCCGTAGCTTCCACCATCGTTAAGACAACTCCGCTGATTCTGACTGGTCTTGCGGTTGGGTTCGGTTTCAGAGCTGGTCTTTTCAACATAGGCGCCGAAGGTCAGATGATCGTCGGTGCGATGGCGGCGACGGCCTTCGCCATCAACGCAGGTTCTATTCCAGCCGTCCTCGCGATCCCTCTGACGATGCTCGTGGGCATGCTCGCTGGAGCCGGTTATGCTTCGATCGCAGGTTTCTTGAAGGCGAAAACGGGTGCTCACGAAGTGGTCACCACGATCATGTTGAACTGGATAGCGGATTATCTTTCCAGCTACGTCGTCACAGTGCCTATGGGTGTTGGTTTTGGAACACCGAAAAGCCCTGAGATTGCATCCAGCGCGAAGCTACCCCCTTTGATGGTGGTTCAGGCGACCGAACTCACCAGCGGCATCATAATCGCCGTGATCGCCGCCATCTTGGTCAAGATATTGCTCGACAAGACCAGCAAAGGATACGAACTCAAAGCGGCGGGCTTCAATCCTTATGCTGCTGAGTACGGAGGCATAAAACTCGCACAGAACATAGTCCTCGCCATGGCGATAAGCGGGGCACTGGCAGGCCTTGCGGGCACGCTGGAAGTCATGGGAGTCCATCACAGATTTCTGGGAACGCTCTCGGGTGGGAAAGGCTTTGATGGTATTTCCATAGCTTTGATAGGTCAGAACAATCCCATAGGAATCATCTTCGCTGCGTTGCTCATGGGTGCGCTCCGCAACGGTTCGAACGAGATGCAGTTCATTGGGGTTCCGAAGCACATCATAATGATCGTTCAGGCGATCATTATTTTCCTCGTTGCAGCTGACCGCATCGTCAGGACCATCTTTTT
- a CDS encoding ABC transporter ATP-binding protein has translation MEKAVEMIQIVKKFPQVVANDHVDLTVYKGEIHAIVGENGAGKTTLMNQLYGLLKPDSGEIHIFGKKVSFKSPRDAIAMGIGMVHQHFMLVNNLTVAENVVLGSETGFGFLFDLKGARKKVAELSKRYGLHVDPDAKIEDLPVGMQQRVEILKVLYRGAEILILDEPTAVLTPQETEELFETMFRLKESGKTIIFISHKLNEVMRVSDRITVTRQGKVTGVLNKSETNPREIARLMVGRDVVFIVEKTPARPGEVVLKVENLRVKDYRNLEAVKGVSFEVRSGEIYAIAGVAGNGQSELIEALTGLRRPVSGKVYFLGKDVTHATPRELREMGMGHIPEDRHKYGLILQFPAYYNVILGRHYRPPFANGEFLVHGKILSFAEELFKRFDVRPNNVRMLGANFSGGNQQKIVIAREIGLEPKLMIVSQPTRGLDVGATEFVHRTLLQLRDSNVAVLLVSMELEEVLSLADRIAVMYNGQIMGEVEPGSVTIEEIGLMMAGHRLEEIRGRVA, from the coding sequence GTGGAAAAGGCAGTGGAGATGATCCAGATAGTAAAGAAGTTTCCGCAGGTGGTTGCGAACGACCACGTGGATCTCACAGTATACAAAGGAGAAATACACGCGATCGTGGGAGAAAACGGGGCGGGAAAAACCACACTCATGAACCAGCTCTACGGCCTCTTGAAACCGGATTCCGGTGAGATACACATTTTCGGCAAGAAAGTCAGCTTCAAAAGTCCCCGTGACGCGATAGCAATGGGTATCGGTATGGTGCATCAGCACTTCATGCTGGTGAACAACCTGACCGTGGCCGAGAACGTCGTGCTCGGTTCTGAAACTGGTTTCGGTTTCTTGTTCGATCTTAAAGGTGCGAGGAAAAAGGTTGCGGAACTTTCCAAACGCTACGGTCTTCACGTCGATCCGGACGCGAAGATAGAAGACCTTCCAGTTGGGATGCAGCAGAGAGTCGAGATACTGAAAGTGCTCTACAGGGGTGCGGAGATCCTGATACTGGACGAACCCACCGCCGTTCTCACACCGCAGGAGACCGAGGAACTTTTTGAAACCATGTTCAGGTTGAAAGAGAGCGGGAAAACGATCATCTTCATTTCACATAAACTGAACGAAGTGATGAGGGTCAGCGATCGGATCACGGTGACGAGACAGGGGAAAGTCACGGGTGTGTTGAACAAGAGCGAAACCAATCCTCGAGAAATAGCACGCCTTATGGTCGGCAGAGACGTTGTCTTCATAGTGGAAAAGACGCCCGCCAGGCCAGGCGAAGTAGTCCTCAAGGTTGAAAATCTCCGTGTCAAGGATTACAGAAATCTGGAAGCCGTTAAGGGAGTATCGTTCGAAGTCCGATCTGGAGAGATCTACGCCATCGCAGGAGTGGCAGGCAACGGTCAGTCGGAACTGATCGAGGCGCTCACAGGTTTGAGAAGACCCGTCTCCGGCAAGGTGTATTTCCTCGGAAAGGACGTTACCCACGCAACACCGAGAGAACTCAGGGAAATGGGCATGGGTCACATTCCGGAAGACAGACACAAGTACGGTCTCATACTTCAGTTTCCCGCGTATTACAACGTGATCCTCGGGAGACATTACAGACCACCGTTTGCGAACGGTGAATTTCTGGTTCACGGAAAGATCCTCAGCTTTGCAGAAGAGCTATTCAAAAGGTTCGACGTTCGACCCAACAACGTGAGAATGCTCGGAGCCAATTTTTCAGGCGGTAACCAGCAGAAGATCGTGATCGCGAGAGAAATTGGCCTGGAACCAAAGCTCATGATAGTTTCTCAACCTACGAGAGGCTTAGATGTTGGTGCGACGGAATTCGTCCACAGAACGCTCCTGCAACTCAGAGACTCGAACGTCGCCGTTCTGCTCGTTTCGATGGAGCTCGAGGAAGTCCTGTCGCTGGCCGATCGGATCGCCGTGATGTACAACGGTCAGATCATGGGAGAGGTGGAACCAGGTTCCGTCACGATCGAGGAGATAGGTCTCATGATGGCTGGGCACAGACTGGAAGAGATCAGGGGGCGTGTGGCTTGA
- a CDS encoding BMP family ABC transporter substrate-binding protein produces MKRLIALFLIVALAVFAMAFKVIMVTDVGGLGDKSFNDGTWEGILTAAKEIGAEAKVIQSYEQADYIPNLTRAAQEADVVFAVGFMMTDALFKVAKQFPNVYFVGIDIVPPEGESLPNVLCYVFKEEHAGFYAGYIAAAMTATGKIGFVGGIPIPPVERFRYGYEAGAKIYSTLHRKKVEILRGYTNDFEDPKKGKDLTMAQYAQGADIVFLAAGACGNGGIEAAKEKMVALVGSDRLVDIIDYVTKNNRGFFAIGVDVDQDYMAPGVVLCSAMKGISMAAYYGVKAAWEGTFEGGLKVLGVKEDGAGVSPMKYTKGMIPNRVIAELEYLTKLIKDGKLVIPDTEDALKAFQVPAISFPF; encoded by the coding sequence ATGAAAAGGTTGATCGCACTGTTTCTGATCGTCGCGCTCGCGGTCTTCGCCATGGCGTTCAAAGTCATCATGGTCACAGACGTTGGAGGTCTGGGTGATAAGTCCTTCAACGATGGAACTTGGGAAGGCATCCTGACGGCAGCGAAAGAGATCGGAGCAGAAGCCAAGGTCATTCAATCCTACGAACAGGCAGACTACATACCCAACCTCACCAGGGCGGCACAGGAAGCGGACGTGGTCTTCGCAGTGGGATTCATGATGACGGACGCGCTGTTCAAAGTTGCCAAGCAGTTCCCGAACGTGTATTTTGTCGGAATCGACATCGTGCCACCTGAGGGAGAGAGCCTACCGAACGTGCTGTGCTACGTGTTCAAGGAGGAACATGCTGGTTTCTACGCCGGTTACATCGCTGCGGCCATGACTGCGACCGGAAAGATCGGTTTCGTTGGAGGCATTCCGATCCCACCAGTCGAAAGGTTCCGCTACGGTTACGAAGCCGGTGCGAAGATTTATTCCACGCTACACAGGAAGAAGGTTGAGATCTTGAGAGGTTACACCAACGACTTCGAAGATCCCAAGAAGGGCAAGGACCTCACGATGGCACAGTACGCTCAGGGTGCGGACATCGTCTTCCTGGCGGCTGGTGCCTGTGGCAACGGTGGTATCGAAGCCGCGAAGGAAAAGATGGTCGCACTTGTGGGTTCTGACAGGCTGGTCGACATCATCGACTACGTCACGAAGAACAATAGAGGATTCTTCGCGATCGGTGTGGACGTCGACCAAGACTACATGGCTCCGGGTGTCGTGCTCTGCAGCGCGATGAAGGGGATCTCCATGGCGGCCTACTACGGCGTTAAGGCGGCGTGGGAAGGCACGTTCGAAGGCGGATTGAAAGTTCTCGGCGTCAAGGAAGATGGTGCCGGTGTGAGCCCGATGAAGTACACCAAAGGCATGATACCGAACAGAGTCATCGCTGAACTTGAATACCTCACGAAGCTGATAAAGGACGGCAAACTCGTCATTCCAGATACGGAGGACGCACTCAAGGCGTTCCAGGTTCCCGCCATATCGTTCCCGTTCTGA